Proteins encoded together in one Flavobacteriales bacterium window:
- a CDS encoding queuosine precursor transporter, which produces MSALYFLVITLVAFAVPLVALRRGREWLIALLPIYLITANVFASSFVVIYGVFTSFAIPIYAATFLITDMLSEHYSTKDARQAVFVGFMGQVLFGLTTLFMLYAPIDPKLTEIYSATFATLPRIIFGSFVAYVISQLLDIYIYHRIMENTGKERFLWVRNVSATGIAQLVDTVVFVTIAFAGTPGFEGIGALTEFILWVWAVKVLVAIIDTPYIYLSYRVLGLKTGGGLLKQGV; this is translated from the coding sequence ATGAGTGCCCTTTACTTCCTCGTTATTACCCTTGTCGCGTTTGCAGTCCCATTGGTAGCCTTAAGACGCGGGCGTGAATGGCTGATAGCTCTGTTGCCGATTTACCTGATTACCGCGAACGTTTTCGCAAGCAGCTTCGTGGTCATTTATGGCGTGTTCACAAGCTTCGCGATTCCGATTTATGCCGCAACCTTTCTCATCACTGATATGCTCTCAGAGCATTATTCAACCAAGGATGCAAGGCAGGCAGTCTTCGTTGGATTCATGGGGCAGGTGCTCTTTGGTTTAACGACGCTCTTTATGCTCTATGCGCCAATCGACCCCAAGCTGACAGAGATATACTCAGCGACGTTCGCTACACTACCGCGGATAATCTTTGGCTCCTTTGTTGCATATGTGATCAGCCAGCTACTTGACATCTACATCTACCACCGCATTATGGAGAATACTGGAAAGGAAAGATTTCTTTGGGTGCGAAACGTCTCTGCCACTGGCATTGCACAACTGGTCGATACGGTCGTCTTTGTGACAATTGCCTTTGCTGGCACACCGGGCTTTGAGGGAATTGGGGCGCTTACGGAGTTCATTCTTTGGGTTTGGGCAGTCAAGGTGTTGGTTGCAATAATCGACACACCATACATCTATCTTTCCTACCGAGTGCTTGGCTTAAAGACAGGTGGTGGGCTGCTAAAACAAGGCGTGTAA
- a CDS encoding restriction endonuclease, whose translation MKGPNFLKYCIPLLRVMKNLGGSGATGEVVDAVIADLKIPDSEMEQLIPSGQSRVRNQIQWARFYLTKAGLMDSPKSGVWRLTQEGVEAKLTEEQVYQLFQRIHQTVGGDAQSRAKKKAKKGKENLDNDIVEDEAHSESLLETLKALTPKGFERICKRLLTEIGIHDIQITGGAGDQGIDGIGRIRLNDVVNFNIVFQCKRYKETVSPALVRDFRGSMQGRAEKGLILTTGRFTPDAQKEANRDGVPPIELIDGERLVSLFEKYELGLKPKTVYELQPEFFRSFES comes from the coding sequence ATGAAAGGCCCCAACTTCCTCAAGTACTGCATCCCGTTGCTTCGCGTCATGAAGAACTTGGGAGGCTCCGGGGCCACCGGGGAGGTGGTGGACGCCGTGATCGCCGACCTGAAGATCCCGGACAGCGAGATGGAACAGCTCATCCCCTCTGGACAGAGCCGCGTGCGCAACCAGATCCAATGGGCACGTTTCTACCTCACCAAGGCCGGGCTGATGGATTCGCCCAAGAGCGGGGTGTGGCGCCTCACTCAGGAGGGCGTGGAAGCCAAGCTCACCGAGGAACAGGTCTACCAGCTCTTCCAGCGCATCCACCAGACCGTGGGAGGTGATGCACAGTCGCGCGCCAAGAAGAAGGCCAAGAAGGGAAAGGAGAACCTGGACAACGACATCGTGGAGGACGAGGCCCACAGCGAGTCGCTGCTGGAGACCCTGAAGGCCCTCACCCCGAAAGGCTTCGAGCGCATCTGCAAGCGGCTGCTCACCGAGATCGGCATCCACGACATCCAGATCACCGGTGGCGCTGGCGACCAGGGCATCGACGGTATCGGCAGGATCCGCCTGAACGACGTGGTGAACTTCAACATCGTATTCCAGTGCAAGCGCTACAAGGAGACCGTCTCTCCAGCCTTGGTCCGCGACTTCCGGGGCAGCATGCAGGGCCGCGCTGAGAAAGGGTTGATCCTCACCACCGGCCGCTTCACGCCCGATGCACAGAAGGAGGCCAACCGGGATGGCGTTCCTCCCATCGAGCTGATCGATGGTGAGCGCCTTGTGAGCCTGTTCGAGAAGTACGAACTGGGTCTGAAGCCGAAGACCGTTTACGAGCTTCAGCCGGAGTTCTTCCGGAGCTTTGAGAGTTAG
- a CDS encoding DUF3696 domain-containing protein, whose product MTVSYDVVRTEIERVVELLESLNIRDNDQLYAGTLLQGQLANLIVKVLKEFEERVTKIRAESAVRVPTYTAERVKAHVAMAANEDLRKGFRALLMMLPPALKGELGQLFSEKKSDIREAVRAGREARYDLTWVDIPELLQLGITATQRFLRDGVMYLGPLRDEPKSIYPLSGALDTADVGFKGEHTAAVLDIHRNTNVETIDPAHFLTDAAFQPQILTKPLLPAVLEWLNYMGVGSDLSTTDRGKLGHELKIATAPGVAVHDLTQVGVGVSQVLPILVSALLAEPGASLVFEQPELHLHPKVQTRLADFFVALTMMGKQCIVETHSEYLITQLRYRAVIGEGDSVSSSLKIFFVEKEDGESRYRPVSVNVFGGIQEWPKGFFDEKERTVSAILKAASEKRISGVPKPE is encoded by the coding sequence ATGACCGTCTCCTATGATGTGGTGAGAACTGAGATTGAACGCGTTGTTGAACTATTGGAAAGTCTGAACATTCGTGACAACGACCAGCTTTATGCGGGAACGCTGTTACAAGGACAGTTGGCCAACCTGATTGTCAAGGTGCTAAAGGAGTTCGAGGAAAGAGTGACGAAAATTCGCGCTGAGAGCGCCGTTAGAGTTCCCACCTATACAGCTGAACGCGTCAAGGCGCACGTTGCAATGGCCGCTAACGAAGATTTACGCAAAGGGTTTCGTGCACTACTAATGATGCTTCCGCCTGCGCTTAAGGGAGAACTAGGACAATTATTTAGTGAAAAGAAGTCCGATATTCGTGAAGCCGTTCGAGCTGGACGGGAAGCTAGGTACGATCTCACATGGGTAGACATACCTGAGCTCCTTCAACTGGGAATTACGGCGACACAGCGATTCCTTCGCGACGGGGTTATGTATCTCGGTCCATTGCGCGACGAGCCCAAATCGATTTATCCACTTTCAGGAGCACTGGATACAGCAGACGTTGGTTTCAAGGGTGAGCATACGGCAGCCGTTCTTGATATTCATCGTAACACTAATGTCGAAACGATTGACCCAGCACATTTTCTAACAGATGCTGCATTTCAACCACAGATACTGACCAAACCTCTCCTTCCGGCAGTGCTCGAATGGCTTAATTACATGGGTGTCGGAAGCGATTTGAGTACTACTGACCGCGGTAAGCTCGGGCATGAATTGAAAATTGCCACTGCTCCTGGGGTGGCCGTCCATGACCTAACTCAGGTGGGCGTAGGTGTTAGTCAAGTTTTGCCAATTCTAGTGTCCGCGTTGCTAGCTGAGCCGGGTGCCAGTCTTGTATTTGAGCAACCCGAACTTCATCTCCACCCCAAAGTCCAAACCCGTTTGGCCGATTTCTTCGTAGCTCTTACAATGATGGGTAAGCAATGCATTGTTGAGACACATAGCGAGTACCTTATTACACAGCTCCGCTATCGTGCCGTGATTGGGGAAGGTGATTCGGTGTCCAGTTCTTTAAAAATCTTCTTCGTCGAGAAGGAGGATGGCGAGTCACGGTATAGGCCCGTTTCGGTGAACGTTTTCGGAGGTATTCAGGAATGGCCTAAAGGGTTCTTTGATGAGAAGGAGCGGACAGTGTCGGCTATTCTAAAAGCAGCTTCTGAAAAGCGCATTTCGGGAGTACCTAAACCTGAATGA
- a CDS encoding DUF4416 family protein — MESSFLMILGASDVLSAKLRGDLILRLQTSHVVGECTLAQEQWLAPQSYRQESGSSLRPWLIWIQAREPGWGLAKDKLIAQYLEDIYSRVSGKRRLNINPGQLCANGISLASHKPGPFRSQIADGVWSEQQFLSTATELSALPNAFSEYLLPSIFRSLKRRVLLHSVDVPTTGEAPTPIPAYCSPQSEKDYQFPVVEM; from the coding sequence ATGGAGTCGAGCTTCCTTATGATACTTGGCGCAAGCGATGTACTGTCGGCGAAACTCCGAGGTGACCTCATACTGCGACTGCAAACCAGCCACGTAGTTGGAGAGTGTACACTGGCGCAGGAACAATGGCTGGCACCGCAGAGTTATCGACAAGAGTCTGGCAGCAGCTTGAGACCTTGGCTGATTTGGATTCAAGCACGCGAACCAGGATGGGGGTTGGCGAAGGATAAGCTCATTGCACAATACCTGGAGGACATCTATTCACGCGTGTCAGGGAAACGTCGTTTGAACATCAATCCAGGCCAGCTGTGCGCGAATGGTATCTCGCTAGCTTCTCACAAGCCGGGTCCATTTCGTAGCCAAATAGCAGATGGCGTTTGGAGTGAGCAACAGTTCTTGTCAACGGCCACTGAGCTTTCCGCTTTGCCTAATGCGTTTAGCGAGTACCTATTGCCATCGATATTCAGGTCATTGAAACGAAGGGTGCTTCTCCATTCGGTAGACGTTCCGACTACTGGTGAAGCGCCCACTCCGATCCCGGCTTATTGTTCTCCGCAGTCCGAAAAGGACTATCAATTCCCGGTGGTAGAGATGTAG
- the paaZ gene encoding phenylacetic acid degradation bifunctional protein PaaZ, with product MQLQNYIAGQWIAGSGKQAELIDASTGELIATTSSTGLDFAAMLHYARTVGGPKLRKMTFPERGRMLKALALYLMERKDKYYQISYKTGATKPDSWVDIEGGIGNLFANASLRRTLGNMPFYVDGEAIRTSKQGTFIGHHIMVPKEGVAVHINAFNFPIWGMLEKCAVNWMAGVPAVVKPATVTSYLTEAMVRDIIASGILPEGALQLIVGSAGDLLDHVMHQDVVTFTGSASTGRMLKRHDRLIDESVPFNMEADSLNAIVLGPDAVPGTEEYELFIKEVGREITLKCGQRCTGARRILVPQNLIEDVQIALGKRLGGTVIGDPRTEGVRMGALAGKAQREEVKRALAELLKASQVVYGDPDSVNVTGADVQKGAFMSPILLLNPDPWKNQVSHNVEAFGPVSTLMPYTDLDDAVALTKLGKGSLVATIATHNDAYAQQFVWGAASHHGRMLVLNRDMAKENTGHGSPLATLVHGGPGRAGGGEEMGGKRGVLHYLQRTAIQGSPTSITALTQQYQQSATYHITEKHPFQLHFEELQIGDTLITEKHLVTLQNIEDFAALSGDKFYAHMDANSLDGTPFTGRVAHGYFILSRAAGLFVDPPKGPVLLNYGIEECRFLKPVYPGSTIQVKFTCREKLDQEKRPKTEDSPKGADVARGIVKWLVDVVDETGETVALATILTMVKKLDQN from the coding sequence CCCTCGCCCTCTACCTGATGGAGCGCAAGGACAAATACTACCAGATCAGCTACAAGACCGGCGCCACCAAGCCCGACAGCTGGGTGGACATCGAGGGCGGCATCGGCAACCTCTTCGCCAACGCCAGCCTGCGCCGCACCCTGGGCAACATGCCCTTCTACGTGGACGGCGAGGCCATCCGCACCAGCAAGCAGGGCACCTTCATCGGCCACCACATCATGGTGCCCAAGGAGGGCGTGGCCGTGCACATCAACGCCTTCAACTTCCCCATCTGGGGCATGCTGGAGAAGTGCGCCGTCAACTGGATGGCCGGCGTGCCCGCCGTGGTGAAGCCCGCCACCGTCACCAGCTACCTCACCGAGGCCATGGTGCGCGACATCATCGCCAGCGGCATCCTGCCCGAGGGCGCCCTGCAGCTCATCGTGGGCAGCGCGGGCGACCTGCTGGACCACGTGATGCACCAGGACGTGGTCACCTTCACGGGCAGCGCCAGCACCGGCCGCATGCTCAAGCGCCACGACCGCCTCATCGACGAGAGCGTGCCCTTCAACATGGAGGCCGACAGCCTCAACGCCATCGTGCTCGGCCCCGACGCCGTGCCCGGCACCGAGGAGTACGAGCTCTTCATCAAGGAGGTGGGCCGCGAGATCACCCTGAAGTGCGGGCAGCGCTGCACCGGCGCGCGTCGCATCCTGGTGCCGCAGAACCTCATCGAGGACGTGCAGATCGCCCTGGGCAAGCGCCTGGGCGGCACCGTGATCGGCGACCCGCGCACCGAGGGCGTGCGCATGGGCGCGCTGGCGGGCAAGGCGCAACGCGAAGAAGTGAAGCGCGCGCTGGCCGAGCTGCTCAAGGCCTCGCAGGTGGTGTACGGCGACCCCGACAGCGTGAACGTCACCGGCGCCGATGTGCAGAAGGGCGCCTTCATGAGCCCCATCCTGCTCCTCAACCCCGATCCCTGGAAGAACCAGGTGAGCCACAACGTGGAGGCCTTCGGTCCGGTGAGCACGCTGATGCCCTACACCGATCTCGACGATGCCGTGGCCCTCACCAAGCTCGGCAAGGGCTCGCTGGTGGCCACCATCGCCACGCACAACGATGCCTACGCCCAGCAGTTCGTGTGGGGCGCCGCCAGCCACCACGGCCGCATGCTGGTGCTGAACCGCGACATGGCCAAGGAGAACACCGGCCACGGCTCGCCCCTGGCCACGCTCGTGCACGGCGGCCCCGGCCGCGCGGGCGGCGGCGAGGAGATGGGCGGCAAGCGCGGCGTGCTCCACTACCTGCAGCGCACCGCCATCCAGGGCAGCCCCACCAGCATCACCGCGCTCACCCAGCAGTACCAGCAGAGCGCCACGTACCACATCACCGAAAAGCACCCCTTCCAGCTGCACTTCGAGGAGCTTCAGATCGGCGACACGCTGATCACCGAGAAGCACCTGGTGACGCTGCAGAACATCGAGGACTTCGCCGCGCTCAGCGGCGACAAGTTCTACGCCCACATGGACGCCAACAGCCTCGATGGCACCCCCTTCACCGGCCGCGTGGCGCATGGCTACTTCATCCTCTCGCGGGCGGCGGGGCTGTTCGTGGACCCGCCCAAGGGCCCCGTGCTGCTCAACTACGGCATCGAGGAGTGCCGCTTCCTGAAGCCCGTTTACCCGGGCAGCACCATCCAGGTGAAGTTCACATGCCGCGAGAAGCTGGATCAGGAGAAGCGGCCGAAGACGGAGGATTCTCCGAAAGGCGCGGATGTGGCGCGGGGGATTGTCAAATGGCTGGTGGACGTGGTTGATGAGACGGGCGAGACCGTGGCGCTGGCGACCATTCTTACGATGGTCAAGAAGCTGGATCAGAACTGA